The Acipenser ruthenus chromosome 38, fAciRut3.2 maternal haplotype, whole genome shotgun sequence genomic sequence CCGCCACGCGTGGTCACCGTGGGATTGCGATTCAGGCAGAAGATGTTGTCTAACATGTTGACTCCGGCGATGAATTGGTCGCCTCCCGCGTCGATCTGCTTCAGTAGACCTGCGAGGAACGTACCAGAGTCAGGATGGTGGGGGAGACAGACTGTTATAGAGAGGAGCGAGGCCAGCCTGAAGCCTGTGCTTTAAATATTACACTGCAAAACCTGTTAGAGGCTGCAGGGCAGTAGGATGCTGTATAAAGCCAGGTGACCAAACCTGTGGAGCAGGTGTAAACAGTCTGGATAGAAactccagtgtggagtagtggttagggctctggactcttgaccggagggttgtgggttcaatccctggtggggggacactgctgttgtacccttgagcaaggtactttacctacattgctccaataaaaacccaactgtataaatgggtaattgtatgtgaaataatgtataatgtgatatcttgtaacaattgtaagtcgccctggataagggcgtctgctaagaaataaataataataataataataataataataataataataataataataatgatactagATTCGCCCTTCTTAACAAGGATCTCTCATGCCTTACAGCTCTGGCTAAACgttttgcatcatcaccctatagaatgaactaatgttgcttcatcaagtcgaatgaaacctgctggaataACGtcacgttgacatattgaattgcacaccgccgctttgtagttttcctacatacttaacaaaaaaaaacaaattgaacaATGTGTCATTTCGACACCTAACATGAAATTctactgtaccactattatggcttccggtagaattAATTTACGatgccattttgtagtttctttgattacatgatgttaaataaaagatcattttctttccatttatttatttatttatttatttatttatttatttattaggtctcaatcctagaattctaggtgatgaTAAAGTCGAATTCCTAACGCCCTTGTTAGGTAGCTACATGTGTTAATTTATTGGGGCAGGGTTGCGGTCAGGTAATAGTCTTCTAATAGACTCCGTACCTTGAGCTTGTTCCCAGCGTCCTCCAATCATCTTGTAGATGAGATTGTCCTTGTTGACGCCCCAGACTCCAGCGGGCCCCACGGTCACGTGTTTGAGGGCCCCTGGGACCCGCACCCAGCCGTTTCCATAGCGAGTGTAGATCGAGTCTTCGCTGTTCACGCCAAACACCTGCCCGTCGCTGGCGTCGATCTGCTTGAGGCGCCCGTCAATCTCTTGGCAGTCCAGCGCTGGAAAACACGATGCTGGATAAACACCAGACGCACGCAGCAAGCAagcgtgacacacacacacacacacacagaggcaaaccaacacaaaaacaacagACAGCCACACACACCTAAACAAAGAGAGACATGCATCActccccccccgtccccccattTCAGTCCCTCTTCAATGGCATCAGTAATTTTTTCGGTTAATGGTTTAAATGTATAGTAGTTGCCAAAATCTGGAATTTGTATGTCTCTTCCCACCCCCCCTTTTCTGGCATTTCCAAGGTTTAAAAACTTAAATCCGAAATGCGTTGTCTTTGTTATGAAGTCAGTTGAAGCCAGCAATAGCAGCAATGGTGTGAAATGTCGCTCTGCAGCATCCTGTTACATTTTAAACTACCACTGAACTTGAGGAGGCTAACAGTATGCAATGTGCCATGATGGGATGTAAACGCTTCCCAAGATAATACAATGCATGTGATTACAATTGTGCTCAGCCAGTGAAGCAAACGCAGTGATTCACACAACATGtcaaactgctttctctacctgtAACTAAGCTAGAATTGGGCTAAATTTCAAACCCTACCCCCTCCCGCCCGCAGCCTCTCTCACTTACCCAGGCTGGAGCCCACGAACAGCGCTAGGACGAGTAGAGAAGCTCTCATGGTTGCAGTCAGTCGAATCTCAGCAAGCGAGACTTGGTGTGTCACAGCCAGCCCCAGAGAGGCGTTCTTATACCCAAATGCCCTGGAGTGGGAAGACCCGAATGAGAAACCGGACAACCTCTCCTTGGGAAATCAAATAAGGGCAGATTAAAGCAAATATTTGAACTGAAACCCAGTATTTGAATTCAGTATTTGAATGCCATGAATTGAATTCAAACACATGTAGCTGCCATAGTTATTATGctggaggcatggagactgaactccctccctccctcacccccctaagagaaagggggctccctccaatccagggcaggcttgaggcatggagactgaactgctccctccctccctcacccccctaagagaaagggggctccctccagtccagagcaggctggaggcatggagagtgaactgctccctccctccttcacctcccgaagagaaagggtgctccctccagtccagggcaggctggaggcatggagactgaactgctccctccctccctcacacccctaagagaaagggtgctccctccagtccagggcaggctctcAACAGGTGTTTTCTCCAGTCACACTCTCTGTCCCCACTTTCCCACACCCTTGTTTGCACGCTTGGTACCATGAAAGCTTTCTTTTGTCACACGGACAAACCAGGCAAATGTGTCATCCCTTGTAACAATATGTGCATTGGCTTAACTCCAAACCAACACCTCACTCTTATCAAAGGGTGCTCCCTTATTCTCATGAATCAACAGACTGAGCCAAAGAACAGCACGTGTGAATAATAGCTTTTATTAAACAGGGACACAAAGGCACATAGAGGTTTAGAGGAAGTAATAGTGACTATAAATACAGTAACGGTAAGAGTAgcttggtgttattattattattattattattattattattattattattattattattgttagggACTGgtgtgagattatatatatatatatatatatatatatatatatataatgttgtatttATATTACATGTATTGCAATGGTTTGGCATTTGAGCTGGCTAAATTGACTGGAAAGTATTGGAAACAAACTATGAACACAAATGTTTTACCATTCAACTACAAAGCAAGCCCTGTAGTCAAGAATCAAGTGCCTGCCTTAGCGTTATTAGCTCACCAGCCGCTAGCAGGATACCCATTACAATACATTACATTGCAGTACGCTGTGTGTTTCTATCACTGTTTTATCACTGCCACTAAATGATCGTATACTGTATCTTCAGGAAGCCTGTGCCAGAGAATCTggctgagcaaaaaaaaaattactattaGCTAATGCTGTATAGAATAGTAGCAATGCATTTATCTCTGTGTTAATACGTAAGCATCGATCCAATCAATACAATCAATCAACAGAATCAATCATTGGAATGCAGGTGTCGATTGAAGTTCCCGCTGGCAGGCTGCGGGAGCGCAGTGGCGGCGGGGAGCCTCTAGGGGGAGCTCTAGAGGATGCAGCTCACGATCTTCTGATCCATTGTGATCAGCCACAGCACTCCCAGGTCGTAGCTGGCATGCCTCATGTTGCCGCAGACGTACTGGTGAGTCCACTGGGAGCCCGACGGGTTGCTGTCGGTGATCCCAGCCCTGTCAGGGTAAACGCAGGAAAACGTCATTCGAACCGCAGTCTCGCTTGTGTCTGTCTGGATTTAAGAGCCGACTAGGTGGTTTGTAAAAAAAACGAGAACAAATGGCTGTCTTTGGTAAAAGCAGTGAACGGTCAAAATGCAACAagattaacatgtattttttatctatatatatctctAGCGTGGCATATATTtctgtgtctttctctctctctctctctctctctctctctctctctctctctctctctctatatatatatatatatataaagcttatAAGTACCtcccttgtttgttttcaaactcaCTTTGCCTGTGTTAAACATATTgaaacaagttgttttttttatttttagcaaaaatatatatatagagagagataggagagagagagagataggagagagagagagagataggagagagagagagagagagagagataggagagagagagagataggagagagagagagagagagagagagagataggagagagagagagagagagagagagagagaaagagattccTGTATATGCAATAACAAATCTAGATTGAGATGTTTCTATTGTTTCTATCACGGTTGCACCAGACAGACCGAAAAGTCCCTTTAAAAGGAGGGATCACAACTCTAGAGGGAACGGGGGTGGTGGGGGACCCCAGAATGCCTGACCTGCGGAAGACCTCCCCGGTGCCGTTAATGCCGAACACGATCCCGTCCgatcccacctccaccaggacCATGGGGAAGTCTGGGACCGGCTCCCAGTCCGAGCCCTGGCACTTGTTCGGGGTCACCCCCTTGCGGACCAGCACTGCGTTCTTGGAGGTCACTCCCCAGCAGGACTGGGGGCCGCAGGAGTAGTACACCAGGTCATCAGCGAGAGAGACCCAGGGGACATGGGCCCCTCCCCCGAGCACCAGCGCCGCCCCCTGCTGGTTCAGACAGAATCCTGCACTCTCATTGTTTACACCTCCGATCAGCTGGTCACCCCCAGCGTCAATCTGTTTCAGGAGAcctgagaggggaggggaggggaggaggggatggGGGGAAGGAGGGGATGGGggaaggaggggaggggaggggagggaaggggAGGAGGGGATGAGGGGggagatggggaggggaggggaggagaggggggaggggatgcGGATGGGGGGATGAGGGGAGgaggggatggggaggggaggagaggggatggggatgaggggaggagaggggaggggaggggatggggatgaggggggaggaggggaggggaggagagaggggggggtaaTCAGGCTAATTAAAGTTACTCACAACTAGGGATTGTTAACTGAATTTCTCtgcatgcttctttttttttacattgttattaCAGCCAGCTTCTCACAGTGCAGTTTCCACACCCATAATCTCAGTTAAATATAATGCGCTTTTCAACAAATGCTATACATCCTGGGCTCTCTTCTTCTGACTGCATTACCCTCCACTCTCTCCCATTTCCCGGCGACCATCTTGAAGATGTGGAAATCCTCGTTGACCCCCCACAGTCCAGCCGGACCCACGGTCACATGCCTCAGGTTTCCCTCCATCAGCACCCACTTGTTCCCGAATCTCATGAAGACCGCGCCCGCGTCGTTCACCCCGAAAACCAGCCCCAGCCCAGCGTCCACCTGCTTCAGTGAGCCGTCCACAAACTGGCAGTCCAGcgctggggagagagagagagagagagggagagggagatggacagggagagaggaggggagagagaaagcacagttaagaacataagaacataagaaagtttacaaacgagaggaggcctcattcagcccatcttgctcgcttggttgttagtagctttttgatcccagaatctcatcaagcagcttcttgaaggatcccagggtgtcagcttcaacaacattactggggagttggttccagaccctcacaattctctgtgtaaaaaagtacctcctatttcctgttccgaatgcacctttatctaatctccatttgtgacccctggtccttgtttcttttttcaggtcaaaaaagtcccctgggtcgacattgtctatacatttaggattttgaatgcttgaatcagatcactgcgtagtcttctttgttcaagactgaatagattcaattcttttagcctgtctgcatatgacatgccttttaaacccgggataatcctgtttgcttttctttctagagcagcaatatcctttttgtaacgaggtgaccagaactgaacacaaaattcTCGGTGAGGTCTTACttttgcattgtaaagttttaacattacctcccttgatttaaattcaacacttctcacaatatatctgagcatcttggtTATTTCAGTATTCTCTTCATAGTCAACCGATAAGCCTGACAATCTGAGACAGGTAGCGTTCCTTTCATGGGAGAGTTGCGGCAGAAACAAAGCAAGCCTCTGGCAATCATCCTTCATGGATCTTTGTGCCACGTGCTGTTTAATGCCAAgatgcttcacactttccatcaGGAAAGTCTAATGCATTTCTCTTTTATTACTTTGGCTTTCCAATATAACTTTTTAACTGCATAATGCATCTttgttctgtattattttttttctttttgaaaaacaaaataataataattaacattaaCCCgttagcgccacctagccccccagattggaacccaggcctccagaggaaggtgaaaggctttgtctagtgcattaacatgaacccgctagcgccacctagccccccagattggaaccatGCCTCAACCTGTACCCTaggtctcgctcctctctttgcTTTCCACACTCACCTTCGCTGGAGCCCATCACAAGGATCAGACAGAAGGCTAGGGTTCTCATGGTGGCGATGGGAGGCTGTGAGGCTTGTCTCCTGGTTTGGTTGTGCCTGGTACAGCCCAGACTCAGGGTTTATATACAGTCCCCTCCTGAGCTCAGGAGCTGGTTCCCACCATCAATGCCAAGGGGGGGTTATTGACAAGGATTCGCTCACCAGCCAGGATACAGACTCCCCCGAACTGAAAGCAGGATATTGAAACATGAAAACACAATGGGAACGAGTGGAGCGGTCACATATCCATAACCTCAAACAATCCAACCATAAACTCATAAACTCTGCACACTCTGCAGTGTTATGAGTAGGAGGTGTTCTGATTTCAGAGTTTAATAGAAATATATATCATTGCGATTACCCAGGAAgatgaaaggctggtctagtgcattaacatgaacccgctagcgccacctagcccaccagattggaacccaggcctccagaggaaggtgaaaggctttgtctagtgcattaacatgaacccgctagcgccacctagcccctcagattggaacccaggcctccagaggaaggtgaaaggctttgtctagtgcattaacatgaacccgctagcgccacctagccccccagattggaacccaggcctccagaggaaggtgaaaggctttgtctagtgcattaacatgaacccgctagcgccaccta encodes the following:
- the LOC117433822 gene encoding fish-egg lectin-like, whose amino-acid sequence is MRTLAFCLILVMGSSEALDCQFVDGSLKQVDAGLGLVFGVNDAGAVFMRFGNKWVLMEGNLRHVTVGPAGLWGVNEDFHIFKMVAGKWERVEGLLKQIDAGGDQLIGGVNNESAGFCLNQQGAALVLGGGAHVPWVSLADDLVYYSCGPQSCWGVTSKNAVLVRKGVTPNKCQGSDWEPVPDFPMVLVEVGSDGIVFGINGTGEVFRRAGITDSNPSGSQWTHQYVCGNMRHASYDLGVLWLITMDQKIVSCIL
- the LOC131707017 gene encoding fish-egg lectin-like: MRASLLVLALFVGSSLALDCQEIDGRLKQIDASDGQVFGVNSEDSIYTRYGNGWVRVPGALKHVTVGPAGVWGVNKDNLIYKMIGGRWEQAQGLLKQIDAGGDQFIAGVNMLDNIFCLNRNPTVTTRGGAAAIPWNLLPGSLKYYSCGPYSCWGVNWLDQIFVMKGVTPDACMGSLAWQLVPGALSMIEVSTDGSVYGVNSAGNVYRRDGVSVANPAGTDWTYLSMCGKSKHVSYDLGVLWVISTEDKILTCS